One genomic window of Monodelphis domestica isolate mMonDom1 chromosome 1, mMonDom1.pri, whole genome shotgun sequence includes the following:
- the LOC100618860 gene encoding zinc finger protein 420-like isoform X5: MALERDRLPGQVVTFKDVAVDFTQEEWRLLSPPQKELYKEVMLENACNLLSVGLPAPPEDMISYSEQREAPWMLEPESLSTCCPEGEIRPEMKANPTEVNLPLEEMDLQRFMTDGPDNFAFREFWVPPQNSSHIEHKRIHTEEKSNESNQCRRTFMHTASLSEQQRIHSSKRTYECKQCGMTFNQSSSLAVHQRIHTGMKPYDCNQCGKTFTNNSSLAVHQRVHTGEKPYECNQCGKTFTYNFNLAVHQRIHTGEKPYDCKQCGKTFRRSFELAIHQRIHTGEKPYECKECGKAFNQSSSLTLHQRIHNGKKPYECKECGKTFSQNSHLTVHRRIHTGEKPFECKQCRKTFRRSFELAIHQRTHTGEKPYECKQCGKTFRRSFYLAVHHRVHTGEKPYECNECGKTFSNNSSLTVHQKIHTGEKPYECNQCGKTYTYNSNLVVHQRVHTGEKPYECNQCGKTFTYNSNLAVHHRVHTGEKPYECNQCGKTFTYNSSLAVHQRVHTGEKPYECKQCGKTFSRSSKLALHQRVHTGEKPYECKECGKTFNQSSSLTLHQRIHNGKKPYECKECGKTFSQNSHLTVHQRIHTGEKPFECKQCGKTFRRSFELAIHQRIHTGEKPYECKQCGKTFRRSFYLAVHHRVHTGEKPYECNECGKTFSNNSSLAVHQKIHTGEKPYECNQCGKTFTYNSNLAVHQRVHTGEKPYECNQCGKTFTYNSNLAVHQRIHTGEKPYECKQCGKTFSQSSHLAVHQRTHTVEKP, translated from the exons ATGGCCTTGGAGAGGGACAGACTGCCAGGCCAG GTggtgacattcaaggatgtggctgtggacttcacccaggaggagtggcgcctcttgtcccctccccagaaggagctgtacaaggaAGTGATGCTAGAGAATGCCTGCAACCTTCTTTCTGTGG GGCTTCCTGCTCCCCCAGAAGACATGATCTCTTATTCAGAACAGAGGGAAGCCCCATGGATGCTGGAGCCAGAAAGCCTGAGTACCTGCTGCCCAG AAGGGGAGATCAGACCTGAAATGAAGGCAAATCCAACAGAAGTGAACCTTCCTCTGGAAGAAATGGACCTACAAAGGTTCATGACTGATGGTCCCGATAACTTTGCTTTCAGAGAATTCTGGGTTCCACCTCAAAATTCATCTCATATTGAACATAAAAGAATTCACACTGAAGAAAAATCTAATGAAAGTAATCAGTGCAGAAGGACTTTTATGCACACAGCCAGTCTTTCTGAACAGCAGAGGATCCACTCTAGTAAGAGaacttatgaatgcaagcagtgtggaatgACATTCAATCAGAGCTCCtctcttgctgtacatcagagaatccatactgggatGAAACCTTATGATtgcaatcagtgtggaaagacattcacaaaTAACTCCAGTCTTGCTGTGCATCAGAGAgtccatactggggagaaaccttatgaatgcaatcagtgtggaaagacattcacataTAACTTCAATCTTGCtgtgcatcagagaatccatactggggagaaaccttatgactgtaagcaatgtggaaagacattcagacgGAGCTTTGAacttgctatacatcagagaatccacactggagagaaaccttatgaatgcaaggaatgtggaaaggccttcaaTCAGAGCTCCAGTCTTACTctacaccagagaattcacaatggcaagaaaccttatgaatgcaaggaaTGTGGGAAGACATTCAGTCAGAACTCCCATCTTACTGTACACcggagaatccacactggggagaaaccttttgaatgcaagcaatgtAGAAAGACTTTCAGACGGAGCTTTGAacttgctatacatcagagaactcacactggggagaaaccttatgaatgcaagcagtgtgggaAGACTTTCAGACGGAGTTTTTATCTTGCTGTACATCAtagagtccacactggggagaaaccttatgaatgcaatgagtgtggaaagacattctcAAATAACTCCAGTCTTACCgtacatcagaaaatccacactggggagaaaccttatgaatgcaatcagtgtggaaagacatacACCTATAATTCCAATCTTGTggtacatcagagagtccacactggggagaaaccttatgaatgcaatcagtgtggaaagacattcacataTAACTctaatcttgctgtacatcacagagtccacactggggagaaaccttatgaatgcaatcagtgtggaaagacattcacataTAACTCCAGTCTTGCTGTGCATCAGAGAgtccatactggggagaaaccatatgaatgtaagcaatgtggaaagacattcagtcgaaGCTCCAAACTTGCTCTACATCAGAGAgtacacactggggagaaaccttatgaatgtaaggaatgtggaaagacattcaatcaGAGCTCCAGTCTTACTctacaccagagaattcacaatggcaagaaaccttatgaatgcaaggagTGTGGGAAGACATTCAGTCAGAACTCCcatcttactgtacatcagagaatccacactggggagaaaccttttgaatgcaagcaatgtggaaagactttcagacgGAGCTTTGAacttgctatacatcagagaatccacactggggagaaaccttatgaatgcaagcagtgtgggaAAACTTTCAGACGGAGTTTTTATCTTGCTGTACATCAtagagtccacactggggagaaaccttatgaatgcaatgagtgtggaaagacattctcAAATAactccagtcttgctgtacatcagaaaatccacactggggagaaaccttatgaatgcaatcagtgtggaaagacattcacctATAACTccaatcttgctgtacatcagagagtccacactggggagaaaccttatgaatgcaatcagtgtggaaagacattcacctATAACTctaatcttgctgtacatcagagaatccatactggggagaaaccttatgaatgtaagcagtgtgggaagacattcagtcagagctcccatcttgctgtacatcagagaaccCACACTGTGGAGAAACCTTAA
- the LOC100618860 gene encoding zinc finger protein 420-like isoform X2, producing MAREKAESEEEFKRAPWRREPGVPGMALERDRLPGQEEVTFKDVAVDFTQEEWRLLSPPQKELYKEVMLENAQNLLSVGLPAPPEDMISYSEQREAPWMLEPESLSTCCPEGEIRPEMKANPTEVNLPLEEMDLQRFMTDGPDNFAFREFWVPPQNSSHIEHKRIHTEEKSNESNQCRRTFMHTASLSEQQRIHSSKRTYECKQCGMTFNQSSSLAVHQRIHTGMKPYDCNQCGKTFTNNSSLAVHQRVHTGEKPYECNQCGKTFTYNFNLAVHQRIHTGEKPYDCKQCGKTFRRSFELAIHQRIHTGEKPYECKECGKAFNQSSSLTLHQRIHNGKKPYECKECGKTFSQNSHLTVHRRIHTGEKPFECKQCRKTFRRSFELAIHQRTHTGEKPYECKQCGKTFRRSFYLAVHHRVHTGEKPYECNECGKTFSNNSSLTVHQKIHTGEKPYECNQCGKTYTYNSNLVVHQRVHTGEKPYECNQCGKTFTYNSNLAVHHRVHTGEKPYECNQCGKTFTYNSSLAVHQRVHTGEKPYECKQCGKTFSRSSKLALHQRVHTGEKPYECKECGKTFNQSSSLTLHQRIHNGKKPYECKECGKTFSQNSHLTVHQRIHTGEKPFECKQCGKTFRRSFELAIHQRIHTGEKPYECKQCGKTFRRSFYLAVHHRVHTGEKPYECNECGKTFSNNSSLAVHQKIHTGEKPYECNQCGKTFTYNSNLAVHQRVHTGEKPYECNQCGKTFTYNSNLAVHQRIHTGEKPYECKQCGKTFSQSSHLAVHQRTHTVEKP from the exons GGCTTCCTGCTCCCCCAGAAGACATGATCTCTTATTCAGAACAGAGGGAAGCCCCATGGATGCTGGAGCCAGAAAGCCTGAGTACCTGCTGCCCAG AAGGGGAGATCAGACCTGAAATGAAGGCAAATCCAACAGAAGTGAACCTTCCTCTGGAAGAAATGGACCTACAAAGGTTCATGACTGATGGTCCCGATAACTTTGCTTTCAGAGAATTCTGGGTTCCACCTCAAAATTCATCTCATATTGAACATAAAAGAATTCACACTGAAGAAAAATCTAATGAAAGTAATCAGTGCAGAAGGACTTTTATGCACACAGCCAGTCTTTCTGAACAGCAGAGGATCCACTCTAGTAAGAGaacttatgaatgcaagcagtgtggaatgACATTCAATCAGAGCTCCtctcttgctgtacatcagagaatccatactgggatGAAACCTTATGATtgcaatcagtgtggaaagacattcacaaaTAACTCCAGTCTTGCTGTGCATCAGAGAgtccatactggggagaaaccttatgaatgcaatcagtgtggaaagacattcacataTAACTTCAATCTTGCtgtgcatcagagaatccatactggggagaaaccttatgactgtaagcaatgtggaaagacattcagacgGAGCTTTGAacttgctatacatcagagaatccacactggagagaaaccttatgaatgcaaggaatgtggaaaggccttcaaTCAGAGCTCCAGTCTTACTctacaccagagaattcacaatggcaagaaaccttatgaatgcaaggaaTGTGGGAAGACATTCAGTCAGAACTCCCATCTTACTGTACACcggagaatccacactggggagaaaccttttgaatgcaagcaatgtAGAAAGACTTTCAGACGGAGCTTTGAacttgctatacatcagagaactcacactggggagaaaccttatgaatgcaagcagtgtgggaAGACTTTCAGACGGAGTTTTTATCTTGCTGTACATCAtagagtccacactggggagaaaccttatgaatgcaatgagtgtggaaagacattctcAAATAACTCCAGTCTTACCgtacatcagaaaatccacactggggagaaaccttatgaatgcaatcagtgtggaaagacatacACCTATAATTCCAATCTTGTggtacatcagagagtccacactggggagaaaccttatgaatgcaatcagtgtggaaagacattcacataTAACTctaatcttgctgtacatcacagagtccacactggggagaaaccttatgaatgcaatcagtgtggaaagacattcacataTAACTCCAGTCTTGCTGTGCATCAGAGAgtccatactggggagaaaccatatgaatgtaagcaatgtggaaagacattcagtcgaaGCTCCAAACTTGCTCTACATCAGAGAgtacacactggggagaaaccttatgaatgtaaggaatgtggaaagacattcaatcaGAGCTCCAGTCTTACTctacaccagagaattcacaatggcaagaaaccttatgaatgcaaggagTGTGGGAAGACATTCAGTCAGAACTCCcatcttactgtacatcagagaatccacactggggagaaaccttttgaatgcaagcaatgtggaaagactttcagacgGAGCTTTGAacttgctatacatcagagaatccacactggggagaaaccttatgaatgcaagcagtgtgggaAAACTTTCAGACGGAGTTTTTATCTTGCTGTACATCAtagagtccacactggggagaaaccttatgaatgcaatgagtgtggaaagacattctcAAATAactccagtcttgctgtacatcagaaaatccacactggggagaaaccttatgaatgcaatcagtgtggaaagacattcacctATAACTccaatcttgctgtacatcagagagtccacactggggagaaaccttatgaatgcaatcagtgtggaaagacattcacctATAACTctaatcttgctgtacatcagagaatccatactggggagaaaccttatgaatgtaagcagtgtgggaagacattcagtcagagctcccatcttgctgtacatcagagaaccCACACTGTGGAGAAACCTTAA